TCGTTTTATTCTAGAGGTAGATAGTGATTCAGCAGCAATGGCTGCACCAGGAAATTTGAATTCAATGATGGCTAGACGTGTTTCACAGTACTTTGGACTAAATGGGCCATGTGTGCTTATTGATACAGCGTGTTCTTCATCATTAGTAGCCATTCATTATGCGTGTACTGCCTTAAGAAATAAAGAGTGTGATATGGCTTTAGTAGGTTCGGTAAAAATAGATTTATTTCCTTTAAAGAACAATAAAATAGGGATAGAATCTCAAGATGGATTTACTAGAACTTTTGATAATAAAGCCTCTGGCACAGGAAAAGGAGAGGGAAGTGCAGCAGTTATTTTAAAACCTTTCAAACAAGCATTAAAGGACAAAGATAATATATACGCAGTTATTAAAGGAAGTGCAGTTAATAATGATGGAAATTCAATTGGTTTAACTGTGCCTAATATGGAAGCACAGGCAGAGGTTTTAAAAACAGCATGGAAATCATCAAAAATAAATCCAGAGCAGCTTTCATTTATTGAAGCACATGGGACAGCAACTAAAATAGGAGATCCAATTGAAATATTAGGTATAACTAATGCGGCTAAAAATTATACAGATAAAAAGCAATTTTGTGCAATAACGTCTGTTAAAACAAATATTGGACATCTTGATCATGCTGCTGGAATATTTGGTTTTATTAAAGCGGTGTTGGCTATTAATCATGGAAAGCTTCCAGCAAGTATGAATTATAGTGTTCCAAATGAGAATATTGATTTTGAAGCTACACCTGTTTATGTAAACACAAAATTACTTGATTTAAATAAGGAAAAAGATTTATATTGTGGGGTAAGCTCATTCGGATTTACAGGAACCAATTGTCACCTTGTATTAAAAGGACATCCTAATAACGTAGGATATTTGAAAGAAGAAAGATGTATTTATAAAATAACAGCAAATAACATTGAAGCACTCGAAAAAATAGTTTTAAAGCAGATCGAATATATAAGGAATACAAATGACAGTTTGATAAATATTTGCTATACGGCAGATGTTTGTAGGAATGATTTGAAATATAGATGTGCTATTATCGTATCTTCAAAGAATGAATTGTTGGATAAGCTTAAGTATATTTTAAGTTATATTGGGAAAGTGGATTGTTCTTCTAAGGAAATCTATTATTCTAACATGCTTAAGGACTTAGAAGAAAAAGAAAATGAAAATGAACTCAATGTTATATGTAAAAAGTACATTCTTGGAGAAAAAGTTGAGTGGAGGAAGCTTTTTGATAAGCTAGATGTTAATAAAGTTCATATGCCAGGATATGTATTTAATAAAAAAAGGTGTTGGATAGAATTATCGTGATATGTTTAATTTAGATCTGGCTAATATTAATAATTTAAGGTTTGAGAATATACGTAAAATTTGTATGTAAGCAGGTATATTAGTATAGTGGTTTATTTTTACAAGTTTTAAGTTAGTTTAAATAAACTATTTTGTAGGCTGGGTCTATAAAAAGGAGAGGTTTTATGCAAGATTCATTAATAAAGTATTTATTTGAACTAAGAAATATAAAAAACAAAGGAATAAATTATATATACGGTGAGAACAAAGAAGAATTTATTTCTTATCATGATTTATATATTAAGAGTAAAACTATGGCACAATATTTAAAAAAAATACCATTCGATAAAATAGTATTGCAAATTCAGGAAACTAGAGAATTTATTTATTCAGTTTGGGCATGTCTTTTTGCAAACAAGGTTATCATACCGATTAAATTTAGTGAAAGCAAAGAACAAGCTAATGTGGTATATAATATTTTAAATATGAGTGAGAAAAATGGAGTAATTCTCGATAAAGAAAATGATTTGTTAAATGATGCAATAGTTGATAAAAAGGTAATTTGGCTATCAGAAATTTTATCATGTGATTCTGATTTTGAATATGATAGTTGTGAAAATTCCAATTGGGAGGATCCTATTTTAATACAATTTTCATCAGGTTCAACAGGTAAACCTAAGGGAGTAATAACAACAAATAAGAATTTAATACTCAATATGAATTGGATGATAGAAGAATACAGTTATGGAAAACAAGATAAAAATTCTGAAGCAAAGATAATTGATTGGATTCCACTTACTCACAATTTAGGAATGATTGTGGGACATTTTGCTACTGTCATGAGAGGTATTGATGAATATGTAATTCCTACAAAGATGTTCATTGCAAATCCTATGTTATTATTAGAAAAAATAGATGAACATAGAATAACAACTTTTCATTCACCAAACTTTGGATTAGATTTGATTTCAAAATGTGCAGCTAACTATGATAAAAAAGAACTTGATTTAAGTTGTTTGTCGGTAATTTCCATAGGTGCAGAAAGGGTTTCAAGTGATAGCTGTGAAAACTTTATAAAGTGTATGAGTAAATTTAATATGCCTTCAACAGCAGTTCAGCCTGGATATGGATTATCTGAAGCCACAGTTATTGTAAGTGATGCAAAGAATCGTGATTTTGTGGCAAGGTATTTAAATCGAAATAAATTGTCTATAGGAGATAGAATAGAAGAGATAGATAAAACTGATAGTAGAGCAGTTTGTTTTGTGGAAGTAGGAAAGGTTTATGGATGTTGTAAATTAATTGTAACAGATGATGATGGACAAATATTAGAGGATGGCTATGTAGGCAGAATTAAGCTTAAGGGTGATACAATTTCTCAAGGATACTATTTAGGGGAAAATAAAATAGGAAAACTTGAAGTAGATGATCTTGGCTGGTTTGATACAGGGGATATCGGATTTGTAATTAACAACTTTCTTACGATTATCGGAAGAAGTAAAGATGTCATTATAATTAACGGTAAGAATGTATACCCCAATGATTTTGAGGCTATTATTTGTGAAAGCTTAAATATACCTAAGGCTTTTGTAGCAGTTACAGGTATTTATAATAATGCGGAAAGTGTTGATGAAATAGTAGCTTTTATAAAAAATAATATTGCAAATGTTGAGGACGCCACTAATATTGTAAAAAGAAAAGTGAAAAATAGAACTGGTTACAATATAAAGGATGTTGTATTTATTGATGAAATACCAAAAACCTCTAATGGAAAAATTATGCGATATAAATTAGTGGAGATGTATAATAGTAAAAATAATGGTAACGATAAGAAAGCTAATAAGAAAAAATTAGTTAGTAAAGTAATGCGGATAATAAGAGAAGTAATTGAGGATGATACAATTGAGGCTACTGATGAAATTTTCGATTATAATATATCATCTATCAAGATAATGCGTATAGTTAGTTTAATAAAAACTAAGCTGGGTTATGACGGAAAAATAAAAAATTGGATTAATAGTGAGACTTTCCATGATTTTATAAAGACATTACGCGAGGGAAAAGAAGAAGTAAGTGAGCTTATAGCCTTAGAAAGTAATAATCAGTATAATGAATTTGAACTTAGTAGTGTGCAGATGGCATATTTGGTTGGAAGAAATGCTGATTTTGAATTAGGAAATACATCAACTCATGCATATATAGAAATTGAAGCTAATCTTGATATTGAAAAGTTTAATAATAGTGTTCAAAAAGTGATAGAAAAGCAACCAATGCTTAGAACTATTGTAATGAGTAGTGGGAAGCAAAAGATTTTAGAAAAAGTTGAACCATATAACATAGAAGTTATAGATATATCATCAAAAGACAAAGTAGAAAAGGAAAAAATTATAGTTGAAGAGAGACATAAAACAGAAAGCTTTGTTTTTGATGCAAATAAGTGGCCATTATTTGAATTTAAGGCAATAAAATTAGATGAAAATTTATATGAATTAATGTTTGGAATTGATATGCTCATTGCAGATGGTGCAAGTATTCAATTGATATTTAAGCAGATATATGATGTATATAATGGAAAAGAATTAAGAGATAAGAGGGTTACTTTTAAAGACTATATTATGTACATAAAAAATTTGAAAAATAGCAGTAAATATATTGCAGATAAAAAATACTGGGAGACTAAAGTTAGGGACATGGAGTCACCAGCAAATTTGCCATTGAAAAATCGTATAGGTGCTGTGAAGACACCTTTATTTGGACGTAAAAGTTATTCTTTAGATAAGGAAAAATGGAGAATACTAACGGATAATGCTCAAAAAAACAATGTTAGAGTAACGTATATATTATTATATGCTTATGCAAAAGTATTAAGTAAATGGAGTAATCAAAGGAAACTAACAATTAATACAACTGTATTTAATAGACCTCAAATTCATGAAGATATTAACAGTATAGTTGGAGATTTTACAACATTAATGCTTGTTACTATAGATACAGATAAGTATAAAAATATTTATAAAGCAGCTAAATATGTACAAGATGAGTTTTTAGATAGTATTGAACATAAGGATTATGATGGAGTAAATGTTGTAAGAGATTATTGTAAATATAATAATATAAGTTTTAAATCAGCAGTAATGCCAATTGTGTTTACTTCTATGTTATTTGGTGAGAATAATGAATTTAATAATTTCGTCGAAAAAATAGGACAGGTAAAACACTTATCCAGTCAAACATCGCAAGTATACCTTGATTATCAAGTAACCGAAACTGAAAATGAAGTTCTATTAACTTGGGATTATGTGAAAAATTTGTTCGATGAAGATGTTATTAATGCAATGTTTAAGGATTATATAATAATTTTAGACTCATTGGTTAGTAATATAGCAGAAGTTCAACTAAAAAATGCTGCGGCAGAGGAAATCTATAAAAGGTATAATAACACAGAATTTTTTATAGAAGAGGATACCTTACATGGAATGTTTAAAAAACAGTGCGAAGTGACACCTGATAACATTGCTGTTAAATTAAAAGAAAAAAGTTTGACATATAAAGAATTGGATGAGAAATCAGATAAATTAGCAGCATATTTATTGAATAAAGGTATTGGTAAGGGTAAATATGTAGCAATTATAACAGAAAGAAAAATAGAAAGTATTATTAATATACTTGGTATTTTAAAAACTGGAGCTGCATATGTACCAATTAACATTGATTATCCAAAGGAAAGAATAGAGAATATCAAGGACGAAACGGGAAGTTTTGATATATTAGATTCTTTTAAGTGTAGAAAGATATTAGATACACCAGAAATAATTAGTTCAAATAATTTTGTGTATAACAATACGAATGATGTTGCTTATATTATTTATACATCAGGTAGTACAGGTAAGCCTAAAGGAGTAGTTATAAAACATAGTGCTGCTGTAAATACAATAAAAGATATAAATAACAGATTTAAAGTAGGAGAAAAAGATAAAATCATTGGTTTATCTTCTTTAAGCTTTGACTTATCAGTATATGATGTTTTTGGCGCATTATCTTGTGGAGCCGAGCTAGTGCTTGTAGAAGAACAAAGAGATATGGAGGAAGTTGATCATATAGTCAGAGAAGATAAAATTACTATATGGAATTCAGTTCCAATGATTATGGAAATGTACGTTAATTATTTGAGTGATAAGGAAGAAGAAGTAATTGATTTTGATAACATACCAGAAATAACAACAGTATTATTAAGTGGAGATTGGATTCCGGTGAATCTTCCGAATAAAATAAAGAATAAGTTTATTGATTGTGAGGTAATAAGTCTAGGAGGAGCTACAGAAGCTTCAATATGGTCTATATATTACCCAATAGAAGATGTGAAAGAAAATTGGACTAGCATACCATATGGATATCCATTAGGAAATCAAAAATATTATGTATTAGATTATGATAAACAGATATGTCCTATAAATGTAAAAGGAGAACTATATATTGGTGGTGTAGGTCTAGCAAATGGATATTTTAAAGATGAAGAAAAAACAAATAATTCTTTTATTGATCATGAAGAATATGGAAGAATATATAAAACTGGCGACATTGGAGTAATGACTCATAAGGGATGGATAGAATTTTTAGGAAGAGAAGACAGTCAAGTAAAAATAAGAGGATACCGTATTGAAATTACTGAAATAGAAACAGAAATTTTAAAATATTCTGGAATTAAAAAGGTAGTTGTTATAAATTCAAAGGATTCTAATAATATTGCTGCATTATATGGGTTTGTTGTTTCAGATGAAATTATAGATTTAAATAATCTTAGATATAAGTTATCGGAAAGATTACCAGATTATATGATACCTGAATATTTAATTCAAATTGAAGATATACCATTAATGCAAAATGGTAAGATTTCAAGAAAGAAGCTTATAGAAATAAAAAATGAGAGATTAAAAAATGTATCATATAAAGAACTAATTAAACCAGAGAATGAAATAGAAAAAAAACTTGTAAGGCTATGGGAATCAATACTTAAAATAGATAAGGTTAATATTGTTGACAATTTCTTTGAGCAGGGTGGTAATTCCATATTAACAATAAAGTTGATTTCAATGATTGAAAAGGAATTTAAATTAAAGATAAGTTTTAAAACATTTTTAACAAATTGTTCCATAAAGAAATTAGCACAAGTTATTGATAACGAAATTGGGAAAGTACAGATTGATTTTCAAACTGTTGAAAAAATTAGAGATGATGTTTTTAAAATTTCAGGTGGTGTAAATGATTCAAATGCATATATCATTAAAAATAATAAACATGCTGTATTAATTGATGCAGGATGCGCAAAGGAAAAAATAGAAAAGCTTCTTGATTATGAAGATTGTAGTTTATCTGCAATAATATTAACTCATGCACATTGTGACCATATATATTATGCTGATGAATTAAGGAAACTTAATGCTTCCAGATACGTGATGCATATAGAGGAGAAAGAATTTGCAAATGACATGGACAATAATGGCATGAATGCGGTTGAAAGGGAATTTACATTAGATCCTAAGGATATATTTATAGGCAAAGAAAAAGAGATTATTGAAATTGATGATTTGAGATATGAAGTGTATCATACGCCAGGTCATACAAAGGGAAGCATATGTGTAAAGTACAAAGATCTTATTTTTACGGGAGATACAGTAGTTCCTGATAGCGAAGAAATACCTGATTTGCATTATGGTGATGAAGTAATGCTTAAGAATACAAAGAATTATATTTTGAATAATTTTGATGATGACTTAACGGTATGTGCAGGGCACGGAGATATATGTAGATTAGGAAGTATAAAGAAATAAAAAATATTACTAGAGGGGGGGCAAATTTCATATAAGATTTAACTGTATATATAAAATATGACATAAACCAAAATTAAATTAATTTATGTTTCCTCCATGAATTTATTATACTTACTGATAGTTTACTATATTGTGTAAAAATATTTCGGGGGGAATAGAAATGTTACAGAACAAATACTTGTGAAATAGGTTTGTTGATTGAATGATTGATGAGGATACATTACACATTGGTAAATATGCGTATAAATGTAGTTAATCAACATTGTGAAATAGACAAGGAAAGTCAGTACTTTACAAATAAAAATATATTTGAAACGCCAGCATTTACGGTATATTTTACATATGATGGAGATGTTAATATATCTAAATATGGTGGAGACGGATATTATTTTGAATTAAACAAAAATGAAGTTTATTTACATTCAGTTGAAATGGGATATTCTAAAAATTAAATATAAATTTATGAAAATTAGGTTGAGATAAGATGCAAAAATATAACATACTAGAATAATTAGGGGGTATAAATAATGAGGGAGGACATTGCAATAATAGGGTTAGGTGGAATATTTCCAGATGCAATGGATTTTAGTGAATACTGGAGCAATATATTAAAGAAAAAGGATTCGGTAAAAGAAATTACAGATGAATTTTGGAATATAGATGATTTTTATGATTCTGATCGCAATAAGGAAGATAAAACATATGGTAAGGCAGCAGGAATAGTTAACAGCATTTCGTTTGATCCATTGGAATTTGGAATGCCACCAAAAGTTATGCAATCAGTCTCTGTAGAACAACTATTTTCTCTTATAGTTGCAAAACAAGCACTTATAGATGCGGGGATGTATGGAGATAATGCTAAAAACTTTGATAAGGCAAGGACAGGAGTTATTATGTCTGCTGGAGTTGGAAAAACGGCAATGAATTTACATGGACGTACACTTGTACCAGGATTACGAAAAATAATGAAAAATAGTGGTGTACCGGATCAATTAGTAGATTTAACCTTAGAACGTTTTAAAAATACTTTGAATGATTGGGATGAAGCATCTAATCCAGGATATTTACCTAATGTTGTTCCAGGAAGAATAGCAAATAGATTTAATTTTGGAGGAACAACTTGCAGTGTTAATGCAGCTTGTGGTAGTAGTTTAGCTGCTATTAAGTATGCTGTAACAGAATTATTAGAGGGTAACTGTGATGTAATGTTAGCAGGTGGAGTGAATTTGGATTGTTCAGCACATACTTTTATTTCATTTTCAAAGACTCAAGCATTATCTAAAACAAATAAAATTTGTCCATTTGATGAGAACGCAGATGGTATGGTACTTGGTGATGGAGTTGGAATAGTTGTACTAAAACGTCTACCGGATGCAAAACGTGATAATGATCGTATATATGCATTAATAAAGGGTGTTGGAAGTTCTAGTGATGGTAAGTCAGAGAGTATTTTTGCGCCAAGTAAATCAGGACAAGTCCGTGCTATTAAAAATGCACTTAAAAATGCGAACGTTCCTAAAAAAAGTATATCATTTATCGAGGCACATGGTACAGGCACCGCAAAAGGAGATGCTTGTGAATCAGATGCATTATCTGAAGTCTTCAACTCTAACAAGGAAGCTTCTCAGAAAATCATCTTAAGTAGTGTGAAAAGTCAAATTGGACACTTAAGATTAGCAGCAGGTATTGCAGGATTAATAAAGGCAGCATTAGCCTTATATCATAAAAATTATCCGCCATCAATTAATGTTAAGCAATTAAATTCATCAATAAAAGAATC
The Clostridium felsineum DSM 794 DNA segment above includes these coding regions:
- a CDS encoding non-ribosomal peptide synthetase, which codes for MQDSLIKYLFELRNIKNKGINYIYGENKEEFISYHDLYIKSKTMAQYLKKIPFDKIVLQIQETREFIYSVWACLFANKVIIPIKFSESKEQANVVYNILNMSEKNGVILDKENDLLNDAIVDKKVIWLSEILSCDSDFEYDSCENSNWEDPILIQFSSGSTGKPKGVITTNKNLILNMNWMIEEYSYGKQDKNSEAKIIDWIPLTHNLGMIVGHFATVMRGIDEYVIPTKMFIANPMLLLEKIDEHRITTFHSPNFGLDLISKCAANYDKKELDLSCLSVISIGAERVSSDSCENFIKCMSKFNMPSTAVQPGYGLSEATVIVSDAKNRDFVARYLNRNKLSIGDRIEEIDKTDSRAVCFVEVGKVYGCCKLIVTDDDGQILEDGYVGRIKLKGDTISQGYYLGENKIGKLEVDDLGWFDTGDIGFVINNFLTIIGRSKDVIIINGKNVYPNDFEAIICESLNIPKAFVAVTGIYNNAESVDEIVAFIKNNIANVEDATNIVKRKVKNRTGYNIKDVVFIDEIPKTSNGKIMRYKLVEMYNSKNNGNDKKANKKKLVSKVMRIIREVIEDDTIEATDEIFDYNISSIKIMRIVSLIKTKLGYDGKIKNWINSETFHDFIKTLREGKEEVSELIALESNNQYNEFELSSVQMAYLVGRNADFELGNTSTHAYIEIEANLDIEKFNNSVQKVIEKQPMLRTIVMSSGKQKILEKVEPYNIEVIDISSKDKVEKEKIIVEERHKTESFVFDANKWPLFEFKAIKLDENLYELMFGIDMLIADGASIQLIFKQIYDVYNGKELRDKRVTFKDYIMYIKNLKNSSKYIADKKYWETKVRDMESPANLPLKNRIGAVKTPLFGRKSYSLDKEKWRILTDNAQKNNVRVTYILLYAYAKVLSKWSNQRKLTINTTVFNRPQIHEDINSIVGDFTTLMLVTIDTDKYKNIYKAAKYVQDEFLDSIEHKDYDGVNVVRDYCKYNNISFKSAVMPIVFTSMLFGENNEFNNFVEKIGQVKHLSSQTSQVYLDYQVTETENEVLLTWDYVKNLFDEDVINAMFKDYIIILDSLVSNIAEVQLKNAAAEEIYKRYNNTEFFIEEDTLHGMFKKQCEVTPDNIAVKLKEKSLTYKELDEKSDKLAAYLLNKGIGKGKYVAIITERKIESIINILGILKTGAAYVPINIDYPKERIENIKDETGSFDILDSFKCRKILDTPEIISSNNFVYNNTNDVAYIIYTSGSTGKPKGVVIKHSAAVNTIKDINNRFKVGEKDKIIGLSSLSFDLSVYDVFGALSCGAELVLVEEQRDMEEVDHIVREDKITIWNSVPMIMEMYVNYLSDKEEEVIDFDNIPEITTVLLSGDWIPVNLPNKIKNKFIDCEVISLGGATEASIWSIYYPIEDVKENWTSIPYGYPLGNQKYYVLDYDKQICPINVKGELYIGGVGLANGYFKDEEKTNNSFIDHEEYGRIYKTGDIGVMTHKGWIEFLGREDSQVKIRGYRIEITEIETEILKYSGIKKVVVINSKDSNNIAALYGFVVSDEIIDLNNLRYKLSERLPDYMIPEYLIQIEDIPLMQNGKISRKKLIEIKNERLKNVSYKELIKPENEIEKKLVRLWESILKIDKVNIVDNFFEQGGNSILTIKLISMIEKEFKLKISFKTFLTNCSIKKLAQVIDNEIGKVQIDFQTVEKIRDDVFKISGGVNDSNAYIIKNNKHAVLIDAGCAKEKIEKLLDYEDCSLSAIILTHAHCDHIYYADELRKLNASRYVMHIEEKEFANDMDNNGMNAVEREFTLDPKDIFIGKEKEIIEIDDLRYEVYHTPGHTKGSICVKYKDLIFTGDTVVPDSEEIPDLHYGDEVMLKNTKNYILNNFDDDLTVCAGHGDICRLGSIKK